A single region of the Salipaludibacillus sp. LMS25 genome encodes:
- a CDS encoding helix-turn-helix transcriptional regulator has product MELNERQQRILQIVKEEGPITGEQIAEKLSLTRATLRPDLAILTMAGFLDARPRVGYYYSGKNGGQLFNEQMQKLTVKQFQSVPVVVNESASVYDAICIMFLEDVGTLFVVNKKSRLAGILSRKDLLRASMGKQDLESIPVSIIMTRMPNVTTCKPEDTIVEVANKLINKQIDGVPVVREVEEEGIIVHEVIGRLTKTNIAKAFVYMASDDLHT; this is encoded by the coding sequence ATGGAGCTGAATGAAAGACAACAACGAATTTTACAAATAGTGAAAGAGGAAGGTCCGATCACGGGTGAACAGATTGCTGAGAAGCTGTCATTAACGCGGGCAACGTTGAGGCCAGACTTGGCCATTTTAACAATGGCGGGCTTTCTCGACGCCCGCCCCCGTGTTGGTTATTATTATAGCGGTAAAAATGGTGGACAACTGTTTAATGAACAAATGCAAAAATTAACGGTTAAACAATTTCAATCGGTCCCTGTAGTGGTGAACGAATCTGCTTCTGTTTATGATGCTATTTGTATTATGTTTTTAGAAGATGTGGGGACCCTTTTTGTTGTGAATAAAAAAAGCCGTCTAGCAGGCATTCTTTCTAGAAAAGACTTATTACGTGCTAGTATGGGGAAACAAGACCTTGAAAGTATTCCTGTAAGTATCATTATGACAAGAATGCCAAATGTTACGACGTGTAAACCTGAAGATACGATCGTAGAAGTAGCAAATAAACTAATTAATAAACAAATAGACGGTGTCCCAGTAGTGCGTGAAGTAGAGGAAGAGGGTATCATTGTTCACGAAGTAATCGGACGTTTAACGAAAACGAATATTGCGAAGGCGTTTGTTTATATGGCAAGTGATGATCTTCATACGTAA
- a CDS encoding diacylglycerol kinase: MGSRNNVPFVSWRRLKKSFYYAAKGIEHTWKHEQNFRIHVLTAIGVFMLAQLLNVTLSEQVVLAIVIGAVIGMELINTAIEHVVDLVVQRYDERAKVIKDAAAGAVFVFALTAVIVGAMIFIPHILQLLF, from the coding sequence ATGGGCTCAAGAAATAATGTCCCATTTGTTTCGTGGCGTCGATTGAAGAAAAGTTTTTATTATGCAGCAAAAGGTATTGAGCATACGTGGAAACATGAACAAAACTTTCGTATACATGTCCTGACCGCGATTGGTGTATTTATGTTAGCGCAGTTACTTAATGTAACGTTAAGTGAACAAGTGGTGTTAGCTATTGTGATCGGGGCAGTTATAGGAATGGAGCTTATTAATACCGCTATTGAGCATGTAGTGGATCTCGTCGTACAGCGATATGATGAACGTGCAAAAGTCATTAAAGACGCTGCAGCTGGAGCAGTATTTGTCTTTGCATTGACAGCGGTGATCGTGGGCGCTATGATTTTCATACCCCATATTCTTCAATTGTTGTTTTAA
- the dnaG gene encoding DNA primase, with translation MTQRIPEEKIEEVRKALDIVDVISEYVQLKKQGRNFVGLCPFHGEKTPSFSVSPEKQLYHCFGCGAGGNAFSFVMETEGISFIEAVEKLAAKANILLPELEGHEESKPEISHKMVTWVKAHELAAKLYHHILTASDEGKEAREYLRKRGFTKEMIDHFQVGYAPNSWDFLTGFLEKRLGESPESLAECGLLALREKDKKPYDRFRDRIMFPIWDRRGKLIAFGGRILSDGQPKYLNSQESKVFNKSEVLYFFHQARPMIRKKNESVLFEGYMDVISAWRAGIDNGIAAMGTALTDVQAKMIRRNADRVILCYDSDDAGVNATYKNAQILQRAGMEVVIAALPEGYDPDDYIREKGPDRFVQDIINRHITFTAFKFHYFRRGKNLQLEGDRLNYIEQIIEEISLLPRAVERDYYLRQLAEEFSLSLEALKQEQIDIIKKHQKKEKRQIYKAVQAKSVSSVKKMISAHEAAERELIALMLQSRSIADQVQKEIGGEFHYDDYQAIAAHIYSYYGEGYEPDPSHFIERVEDPKLRKITTSLAMKKVNIDLSEQEMDDYLKHIRQFPKKKEIEQLKIKQKQAEESLQFKEAALIAMEIVKINQELKQE, from the coding sequence ATGACGCAACGGATTCCCGAAGAAAAAATTGAAGAGGTTCGCAAAGCATTAGATATAGTGGATGTTATAAGTGAATATGTTCAATTGAAAAAACAAGGGAGAAACTTCGTCGGTCTGTGTCCCTTTCACGGTGAGAAAACCCCCTCTTTTTCTGTATCGCCCGAAAAGCAACTTTATCATTGCTTCGGTTGCGGTGCAGGAGGAAATGCTTTCTCATTCGTTATGGAAACAGAAGGGATTAGCTTTATTGAAGCTGTGGAAAAATTAGCTGCAAAAGCGAATATTCTTTTACCGGAATTGGAAGGACATGAAGAAAGTAAACCTGAGATTTCCCATAAGATGGTTACTTGGGTTAAGGCCCATGAGTTGGCTGCCAAGCTTTATCATCATATATTAACTGCTTCAGACGAGGGGAAGGAAGCGCGCGAATATTTAAGAAAAAGAGGCTTTACGAAAGAAATGATTGACCACTTTCAAGTAGGGTATGCGCCGAATTCATGGGATTTCCTCACAGGTTTTTTAGAAAAACGCTTAGGTGAATCACCTGAGAGCTTGGCAGAATGTGGACTCCTCGCGTTACGTGAAAAGGATAAAAAGCCGTATGACCGATTTCGTGATCGTATTATGTTTCCAATATGGGACCGACGGGGGAAATTAATCGCATTTGGCGGGCGCATCCTGTCTGATGGCCAGCCAAAATACTTAAATAGCCAAGAATCTAAGGTTTTCAATAAAAGTGAGGTATTATATTTTTTCCATCAGGCAAGACCGATGATAAGAAAAAAGAACGAATCCGTCCTATTCGAGGGCTACATGGATGTTATATCCGCTTGGCGTGCGGGTATAGACAACGGTATAGCTGCCATGGGAACTGCGCTGACAGACGTTCAGGCAAAAATGATACGCCGTAATGCTGATAGGGTCATTCTTTGTTACGATTCGGATGATGCAGGAGTAAATGCCACGTATAAAAACGCTCAAATCCTACAAAGAGCAGGGATGGAAGTCGTTATTGCAGCTTTACCTGAAGGTTATGACCCAGACGATTATATTCGTGAGAAAGGTCCAGACCGATTTGTACAAGATATTATTAATCGCCATATAACGTTTACTGCTTTTAAATTTCATTATTTTCGTAGAGGCAAAAATCTTCAGCTTGAAGGGGACCGTCTCAATTATATTGAACAGATAATAGAAGAAATTAGTCTTCTCCCTAGAGCTGTAGAAAGAGATTATTATTTAAGACAACTTGCTGAAGAGTTTTCATTATCATTGGAAGCTCTAAAGCAGGAGCAAATAGATATTATAAAAAAGCACCAGAAAAAAGAAAAACGCCAAATTTATAAAGCTGTTCAAGCCAAAAGCGTTAGTAGTGTTAAAAAAATGATCTCTGCCCACGAGGCGGCAGAACGAGAATTGATTGCTCTCATGCTCCAATCACGTTCGATTGCCGACCAAGTGCAAAAAGAAATCGGTGGGGAGTTCCATTATGATGATTATCAAGCGATTGCCGCCCATATATATAGCTATTATGGCGAAGGGTACGAGCCTGATCCTTCTCATTTTATTGAGCGGGTTGAAGACCCTAAATTACGGAAAATAACGACGAGTCTTGCAATGAAGAAGGTTAATATTGACCTGTCTGAGCAAGAAATGGACGATTATTTAAAACACATTCGTCAATTTCCGAAAAAAAAGGAGATTGAACAATTGAAAATAAAGCAAAAACAAGCTGAAGAATCCTTACAGTTTAAAGAAGCGGCGCTTATAGCTATGGAAATCGTTAAGATCAATCAAGAACTGAAGCAAGAATAG
- a CDS encoding YqzL family protein has product MRQLSWHVFSMTGDVESYLLFKEIDRDHQDTIEYEENEGNSEEKVP; this is encoded by the coding sequence ATGCGTCAGTTATCCTGGCACGTATTCTCCATGACAGGCGATGTGGAATCTTATTTGTTATTTAAAGAAATCGATCGAGATCACCAGGACACCATTGAGTATGAAGAGAACGAGGGGAATTCTGAGGAAAAGGTCCCTTAA
- a CDS encoding DUF188 domain-containing protein, with protein MQKNKRIFVDGDGCPVLEEIINCACEFKCPVIFVYSYAHARTDLLPSFVQEVVTDPDREAVDMEICNRASIGDITVTQDLGLAGLLLAKGVVVLSPRGNVIENEQIDFLLDRRHEEAKKRKAGKKTRGPKKLREEDRHFFEQQLKKILSKKKEF; from the coding sequence ATGCAAAAAAATAAGAGGATTTTTGTCGATGGAGACGGGTGCCCAGTTTTAGAAGAAATTATTAATTGTGCCTGTGAATTTAAATGTCCGGTCATTTTCGTTTATTCTTACGCTCATGCTAGAACCGATTTGTTGCCTTCTTTTGTGCAAGAAGTTGTCACAGACCCGGATAGAGAAGCAGTGGACATGGAAATATGCAATCGAGCATCGATTGGTGATATAACAGTTACCCAGGATCTGGGTTTGGCGGGACTGCTATTAGCGAAGGGCGTTGTTGTTTTATCACCTAGAGGGAACGTGATTGAGAATGAGCAGATCGATTTTTTACTAGACAGAAGGCATGAAGAAGCCAAAAAAAGAAAAGCAGGAAAAAAAACACGCGGGCCTAAAAAGCTTCGTGAGGAAGACCGACACTTTTTTGAGCAACAATTAAAAAAGATTTTGTCAAAAAAGAAGGAATTTTGA
- the recO gene encoding DNA repair protein RecO, with amino-acid sequence MLHKTEGIVIRTTDYGETNKIITILSRENGKIAVMARGAKRPKSRFASSTQLFIYGTFIYQKSQKMGSLSQSDIIDSFKEVRNDLMLTAYGAYIVELIDKFTDDNEKNPYLFELLYQLLHHLNERADGEILIRILEIKMLAFSGSSPTLHECAHCGRTDLPFVFSLRFGGALCKACSHEDRYHLPTSPSVMKLLKLFQQINPSRIGKISVKTDNKKQLKEILELYYKEYVGVHLKSKRFLDQMEKFSQQDVDS; translated from the coding sequence TTGTTACACAAAACAGAAGGAATTGTTATTCGTACGACTGATTATGGTGAGACAAACAAAATAATCACCATACTGTCTCGTGAAAACGGTAAAATAGCCGTAATGGCTCGAGGAGCAAAACGGCCAAAGAGCCGCTTTGCTTCATCTACTCAACTATTTATTTACGGGACATTTATTTATCAAAAATCTCAAAAAATGGGTTCGCTTAGTCAATCTGACATTATTGATTCATTCAAAGAGGTACGAAATGACTTAATGCTCACTGCTTACGGCGCTTACATAGTGGAATTAATTGACAAATTTACCGATGATAATGAGAAAAACCCGTATTTATTTGAATTGCTCTATCAATTGCTACATCATTTAAATGAGAGGGCTGATGGCGAAATCCTTATTCGTATTCTTGAAATAAAAATGTTGGCTTTTTCTGGTTCATCTCCAACATTACACGAATGTGCTCATTGTGGTAGAACGGATTTACCTTTCGTTTTTTCTTTGAGATTTGGGGGGGCACTTTGTAAAGCCTGCTCTCACGAAGACAGGTATCATTTGCCAACATCACCTTCTGTTATGAAATTATTAAAGTTATTTCAACAAATTAATCCTTCTAGAATTGGCAAAATTTCTGTGAAAACGGATAATAAAAAGCAACTAAAAGAAATCTTAGAATTGTATTATAAAGAATATGTGGGGGTTCATTTAAAATCAAAGCGATTTTTAGACCAGATGGAAAAGTTTTCACAACAAGATGTTGACAGTTAA
- the glyQ gene encoding glycine--tRNA ligase subunit alpha yields the protein MNLQNMILTLQEFWGKQNCLLLQPYDVEKGAGTMNPMTFLRSIGPEPWNVAYVEPSRRPTDGRYGENPNRLYQHHQFQVVMKPSPDNIQELYLESLQKLGINPKEHDIRFVEDNWEAPTLAAWGLGWEVWLDGMEITQFTYFQQVGGLDASPVSVEITYGLERLASYIQDKENVYDLEWVNGFTYGDVFLQNEYEQSKYSFEVADAEMLFQLFSTFEKEAQRALNERLVIPSYDYVLKCSHVFNLLDAQGAISVTERTGYIGRVRHLARNCAKAYYESRENLGFPMLKEKGESAND from the coding sequence ATGAATTTACAAAACATGATTCTCACGCTACAAGAATTTTGGGGGAAACAAAATTGCCTTCTTCTGCAGCCATATGATGTGGAAAAAGGGGCGGGTACAATGAACCCAATGACATTTTTACGTAGTATCGGACCAGAACCGTGGAATGTGGCTTATGTTGAACCATCGCGCCGACCTACTGATGGAAGATATGGCGAAAATCCAAACCGATTATATCAACATCATCAATTTCAAGTGGTCATGAAACCGTCTCCCGACAATATTCAGGAGTTATATTTAGAGAGTTTACAAAAATTAGGGATCAATCCTAAAGAACATGACATACGTTTTGTTGAAGATAACTGGGAAGCACCTACTCTTGCGGCATGGGGATTAGGATGGGAAGTTTGGCTTGACGGGATGGAAATTACTCAATTTACGTATTTTCAACAAGTAGGGGGACTTGATGCGTCACCTGTATCCGTTGAAATTACATACGGTCTGGAACGGTTAGCGTCTTATATACAGGATAAAGAGAATGTTTATGATTTAGAATGGGTGAACGGTTTTACTTACGGAGATGTCTTCTTACAAAACGAGTATGAGCAATCTAAGTACTCCTTTGAGGTGGCGGATGCAGAAATGCTTTTCCAACTGTTTTCAACTTTTGAAAAAGAAGCGCAGCGTGCATTAAATGAAAGACTCGTTATTCCTTCTTATGATTATGTGTTAAAGTGTTCTCACGTTTTTAATTTATTAGATGCCCAAGGTGCCATTTCTGTTACAGAAAGAACAGGGTATATCGGCCGTGTAAGACATCTTGCCCGTAATTGTGCGAAAGCTTATTATGAGTCCAGAGAAAACTTAGGTTTTCCGATGCTAAAAGAGAAGGGGGAATCTGCTAATGACTAA
- the era gene encoding GTPase Era gives MSEENEKKSGFVALIGRPNVGKSTLLNHVLGQKIAIMSDKPQTTRNRIQGVYTGENGQIVFIDTPGIHKPKHRLGDFMTKLAQNTFNEVDVILFLVDAKEGKGRGDEFIIERLKNVNTPVFLIINKIDEVHPDELLPLIKEYSQLYPFKEVIPISALEGNNVTTLLDQIYAYLEVGPQFYPEDQVTDHPERFLMAEMIREKILHLTEEEVPHSIAVEIEQIKRRDNTETVYVGAVVVVERSSQKGIIIGKQGKMLKEIGKRAREDIQSLLGSKIFLELWVKVEKDWRNKPKYLKNFGYNNEEY, from the coding sequence ATGAGTGAAGAGAATGAAAAAAAATCGGGTTTCGTAGCATTAATAGGCCGTCCTAATGTTGGTAAATCGACATTATTAAACCATGTTTTAGGGCAAAAAATTGCGATTATGAGTGATAAGCCTCAAACGACGAGAAATCGTATTCAAGGAGTCTACACTGGAGAGAATGGGCAGATTGTTTTTATTGATACACCAGGGATCCACAAGCCTAAACATCGGCTCGGTGATTTTATGACGAAACTTGCTCAGAATACATTTAATGAAGTGGACGTCATATTATTTCTTGTTGATGCTAAAGAAGGAAAAGGGCGTGGCGATGAATTTATCATTGAACGTTTAAAAAATGTAAATACCCCCGTTTTCCTTATTATTAATAAAATTGATGAGGTCCATCCAGACGAACTCTTGCCACTTATAAAAGAGTATTCACAGCTTTATCCATTTAAAGAAGTGATCCCGATTTCTGCGTTGGAAGGAAATAACGTGACAACACTCCTCGATCAAATTTATGCATATTTAGAAGTTGGTCCTCAATTTTATCCAGAGGATCAGGTGACTGACCATCCAGAACGATTTTTAATGGCAGAAATGATTCGAGAGAAGATTCTTCATTTGACTGAAGAGGAAGTGCCTCATTCCATTGCTGTTGAGATTGAACAAATTAAACGAAGAGATAATACAGAGACTGTCTATGTTGGGGCAGTTGTGGTTGTAGAGAGGAGCTCGCAGAAAGGCATTATTATAGGTAAGCAAGGAAAAATGCTTAAAGAGATAGGGAAACGAGCGAGAGAAGATATTCAAAGCCTGCTCGGTTCTAAGATATTTCTTGAGCTCTGGGTAAAAGTCGAAAAAGATTGGCGGAACAAACCGAAGTATTTAAAAAATTTCGGGTATAACAATGAGGAGTATTAA
- a CDS encoding pyruvate, water dikinase regulatory protein — MSSTDQSMVYVISDSVGETAELVVKAALSQFNQGKTAITRVPYVEDTATVDDVITQAAENNGVIAFTVVVPEVKNYLLQQAASHNVPTYDILTPMITLMENRLNMSPKNKSGLIHTLDEDYFRKVEAIEFAVKYDDGRDPRGVLRADVVLIGVSRTSKTPLSQYLAHKRLKVANVPLVPEVEPPQELFNIPCEKIVGLTISPKKLNTIRTERLKALGLKEEANYAALERIEEELLYSAQIMNKLGCRIIDVSTKAVEETANLIYQLVQRHSS; from the coding sequence ATGAGTTCAACTGATCAATCGATGGTATATGTCATTTCTGATTCTGTAGGAGAAACTGCTGAATTAGTTGTAAAGGCCGCTTTAAGTCAATTTAACCAAGGGAAAACCGCTATTACGAGAGTCCCTTACGTTGAAGATACTGCTACAGTAGATGACGTTATTACCCAGGCTGCTGAAAACAATGGTGTCATTGCATTTACCGTGGTAGTACCAGAAGTTAAAAATTACTTATTACAGCAGGCGGCTAGTCATAATGTGCCTACTTATGATATTTTAACACCAATGATTACATTGATGGAAAATCGGTTAAACATGTCACCAAAAAATAAATCAGGCCTTATTCATACGCTAGATGAAGATTACTTTAGAAAAGTCGAGGCGATCGAGTTCGCTGTTAAATATGATGACGGTCGAGACCCTCGTGGGGTTTTAAGAGCTGATGTGGTTCTAATTGGGGTATCACGAACGTCCAAAACCCCTTTATCGCAATATTTGGCGCACAAGCGCTTAAAAGTCGCTAATGTTCCCCTTGTGCCAGAAGTAGAGCCTCCCCAGGAACTTTTTAATATTCCGTGCGAGAAAATAGTTGGCCTAACGATTAGTCCGAAAAAACTGAACACGATCAGAACGGAAAGACTAAAAGCTTTAGGTTTAAAAGAAGAAGCTAATTATGCAGCACTAGAGCGTATTGAAGAGGAGCTTTTGTACTCTGCTCAAATTATGAACAAGCTCGGTTGTCGTATTATTGACGTCTCTACGAAAGCAGTGGAAGAGACAGCAAATTTAATTTATCAACTCGTTCAACGTCATTCTTCATAG
- the glyS gene encoding glycine--tRNA ligase subunit beta: MTNRTLLLEIGLEEMPARFVTNAMNELQQRTEAWMKEHRLTYTKTKAFSTPRRLAVIVHDLDEKQDDVEEEAKGPSKKIAQDAEGNWSKAAKGFARGQGVNIDDLYVKSINGEDYVFAKKFTAGEPVTSLLPELKQVILSIPFPKNMKWGTNDQKFVRPVKWLVALYGTEVISFNITNVSTDRYSFGHRFLGSQLVLEDAKDYVSSLLKEHVIVDPIERKTAIRKQLEQMAESEGWIVPVDENLLEEVTNLVEYPTALYGTFDERFLKVPEEVLITSMREHQRYFPVKNKDGDLKPNFITVRNGDHRHLENVQKGNEKVLRARLADAEFFYHEDLNKNFESLFSRLESIVYHEELGSVADKVRRFTTLAVKIAEKAGATHEIISLTERAAHLSKNDLVTHMVNEFPELEGRMGEEYALKSGEDTRVARAIKDHYLPKQSGDLPPSDSIGAFISAADKIDTLVTSFGIGAIPTGSQDPHGLRRQTAAILHIFLKESWHFDLFEVMKQALVEANSHGLVSRSLDDVMTDLKEFVKLRYKHLLQEKNVRYDVAEAILASAPGRVDLTVNKSLFLMGILNDASFKKDVEAFNRVINIAKKATSHSLPDPSLFTEEDEKNLFAVTNDQMENVPSLLNKGEIGEAYAKLKQLVPVIHHYFDNIMVMAENETIKANRLAQMRRTSEMIISFADFKSIVFHAES; this comes from the coding sequence ATGACTAACAGGACCTTATTACTAGAAATCGGTTTGGAAGAAATGCCAGCAAGATTTGTAACAAATGCCATGAATGAATTGCAACAAAGAACTGAAGCATGGATGAAAGAGCATCGACTAACTTATACTAAAACCAAAGCTTTTTCAACCCCGCGTCGCTTAGCTGTCATCGTACATGATCTTGATGAAAAGCAAGATGATGTTGAAGAGGAAGCAAAAGGACCATCTAAAAAGATTGCTCAAGATGCTGAAGGGAACTGGTCAAAAGCAGCTAAAGGCTTTGCCCGTGGACAAGGGGTAAACATAGATGACCTTTACGTAAAATCTATTAACGGGGAAGATTACGTCTTTGCAAAAAAATTCACAGCAGGTGAACCTGTTACATCTCTTCTACCAGAATTGAAACAAGTGATCCTGAGTATTCCTTTTCCAAAAAACATGAAGTGGGGAACAAATGATCAGAAATTTGTTCGACCAGTAAAATGGTTAGTGGCCCTATATGGGACTGAGGTGATCTCATTTAACATAACGAATGTATCAACCGATCGTTATTCCTTTGGCCACCGCTTTTTAGGGAGCCAATTAGTCCTTGAGGACGCAAAAGACTACGTTTCCTCCTTGTTAAAAGAGCACGTGATTGTTGATCCAATTGAACGAAAAACTGCGATTAGAAAACAACTTGAACAAATGGCAGAAAGTGAAGGTTGGATCGTTCCAGTAGATGAAAATTTACTCGAAGAAGTCACAAATCTTGTGGAATACCCTACGGCGCTATATGGGACATTCGATGAGCGGTTTTTAAAAGTGCCTGAGGAAGTCCTCATTACATCAATGAGAGAACATCAACGTTATTTCCCTGTTAAAAATAAAGACGGAGACCTAAAGCCCAACTTTATTACCGTCCGAAATGGGGACCATCGGCACTTAGAAAACGTTCAAAAAGGCAATGAAAAAGTACTGCGGGCACGATTGGCTGATGCTGAATTTTTCTATCACGAGGATTTAAATAAAAACTTTGAATCCCTCTTTTCCCGCCTTGAATCAATTGTTTATCATGAGGAATTAGGCTCGGTTGCTGATAAAGTTAGACGTTTCACTACTTTAGCTGTAAAAATTGCAGAAAAAGCAGGTGCCACACATGAAATCATTAGTCTAACGGAAAGGGCAGCTCACTTATCAAAAAATGATCTAGTGACACATATGGTAAATGAGTTTCCGGAACTTGAAGGACGTATGGGAGAAGAATATGCCTTAAAATCAGGGGAAGATACCCGAGTGGCTCGTGCGATTAAAGACCATTACTTGCCTAAACAATCAGGGGATCTACCACCGTCTGACTCAATTGGTGCTTTTATAAGCGCTGCTGACAAAATTGATACACTTGTCACAAGCTTTGGAATTGGTGCCATTCCTACTGGCTCCCAAGATCCACATGGTCTTCGACGCCAAACAGCAGCAATATTACACATTTTCTTAAAAGAATCCTGGCACTTTGATTTGTTTGAAGTGATGAAACAGGCTCTAGTAGAAGCTAATAGCCATGGGTTAGTCAGTCGATCTCTTGATGATGTTATGACAGATTTAAAAGAATTTGTTAAGTTGAGATATAAGCATTTACTTCAAGAGAAGAATGTCCGCTATGATGTGGCCGAGGCTATTCTTGCTTCAGCACCGGGAAGAGTGGATTTAACAGTTAATAAAAGCTTATTTTTAATGGGAATTCTCAATGATGCTTCCTTTAAGAAAGATGTCGAGGCATTTAACCGCGTAATAAATATTGCTAAAAAAGCGACATCTCATTCGCTACCAGATCCATCGTTGTTCACAGAAGAGGATGAAAAAAATCTTTTCGCTGTTACAAATGATCAGATGGAAAATGTGCCAAGTTTACTTAATAAAGGTGAGATTGGTGAAGCTTATGCTAAGTTAAAGCAACTCGTGCCAGTTATCCATCACTATTTTGATAATATCATGGTAATGGCTGAAAACGAGACTATTAAGGCGAATCGTCTTGCCCAAATGAGACGGACCTCTGAAATGATTATCTCTTTTGCTGACTTTAAGTCGATTGTCTTTCATGCTGAAAGCTGA
- a CDS encoding cytidine deaminase: MEKSQLLEEAKRAREKAYVPYSKFQVGAALLTAEGDVFHGCNIENAAYSMCNCAERTAIFKAVSEGIREFAAMAVVADTDGPVSPCGACRQVMSELLQRDTKIYLTNLHGDTTEWTVEQLLPGAFSPEDLNE, from the coding sequence ATGGAAAAAAGTCAATTATTAGAGGAAGCAAAACGCGCTAGAGAAAAAGCATATGTGCCTTACTCTAAATTTCAAGTAGGGGCAGCTCTTCTTACAGCTGAAGGGGATGTTTTCCATGGGTGTAATATAGAAAATGCCGCATACAGCATGTGTAACTGTGCTGAAAGAACCGCTATTTTTAAAGCTGTCTCTGAGGGGATACGTGAGTTTGCAGCTATGGCAGTCGTAGCCGATACAGACGGCCCAGTATCTCCTTGTGGCGCATGTCGACAAGTGATGTCAGAGCTTTTACAGCGTGATACAAAAATATATTTAACGAATTTGCATGGAGATACTACTGAGTGGACAGTGGAACAACTGTTACCAGGAGCGTTCTCACCGGAGGATTTAAATGAGTGA